The genomic DNA AACGACGCGGACGCGTGCGCGGTGGCGGAATGGAAATTCGGCGCGGGCGCGGGCAAGAAAAACATGATATTTTTAACCTTCGGCACGGGGCTGGGGGCGGGGCTCATCTTAAACGGCGCGCTGTACAGCGGCACCAACGACATGGCGGGAGAAGTGGGGCACGTGCGTCTGGAAAAAGACGGCCCCGTCGGCTACAACAAGGCGGGCTCGTTCGAAAGTTTTTGCAGCGGCGCGGGGATCCGCCAGATCGCGCAGAAATACGCGGCGAAATGCCTCAATCACGGCGATCCCGTCAGTTTCTGCCGCGACGCGGACTTTATCCCCAAGATAGACGCCAAGCGCGTCATCGAATGTGCGGAAGAGGGGCACGAGGACGCGATCGCCATTTTGCGCGAAACGGGCGCCTATTTCGGGAAAGGTCTTGCGGTCTTGGTGGATATCCTCAATCCCGAACTGATCGTGGCGGGCAGCGTGTTCGTGCGCGCGCACAAATTTTTGTACGACAGCGCCATGGAAACGCTCAAAGCCGAGGCGTTGGGCGCGTCGCTTGCCGTATGCCGTCTTGCGCCCGCCATGCTCGGAGAAAAAATAGGCGATTACGCGGCGGTCGTCGCGGCGACGAGGGGACAAGATGAAATTATTTGAACGTTCTTTAAACGGCGAATGGCAACTCCGCCCCGCTGGCGGCGGCAAAACTATGCGCGGCAACGTACCAGGCGACGTCAGTTACGACGCGTTTTTAAACGGCGAAAAGCCCGACTACCGCGCAGGGGACAATTATAAACTGTACGCCGACCTCGTGCAAAGCGACTTCGAATATTCCCGCGAACTGACCGTCGGGCGCGAATTGCTCGACTGCGACGACGTCGTTTTACAGTGCGACGGGATAGACACCTTTTCGGAAATTTTCGTCAACGGCGTGTCGGTGGGTAAGACCGACGATATGTTCATGCAATACAAATTTTCCGTCAAAGCGGCGCTGCGCGAGGGTAAAAACGAGATCAGAATTTTGCTGCGCTCCACCCTGAAAGAGATGGAAAAGTTTGAAAACGACCGCTACGTATCCATTTTCAACGAAAAGAGAATCTTCGTGCGCAAGGCGCAGTGCCATTTCGGCTGGGATTGGGCGCCCAACCTGCCCGGGTACGGCGTGTGGCAGGGCGTATCGCTGTACGGCGAAAACAAGTACCGCATGCGCGATATCGCCTTTTTCACCCGCCGCGACGGCAGTGTGCGCGCGGAAATTACTTGGAGTTTTTCCGATTATTTCGACGAACGCGCCAAAGACGACGAGGCGGTTTTGGAAATTTTCGGGGACGAATCGCTCACCCTTCCCGTGCTCGGTTGCAAGGATAAACTTTGCGGCAAGAAGAGCGTTCTCAATTTTCATATCCCGAACGTGCGGCTGTGGTGGCCCAACGGATACGGGAAACAGGAATTTTATTACGCCCGCGTGCAATTGATGCGCGAAGGAAAGGCGCTCGATACCGCGGTGCGGCGGTTTGCCGTGCGCGAGATCGAACTCGATCAGAGCGCGTACGACGCGCACTCCAATATCTGCCGTCTGAAAGTAAACGGCGCGCCCGTGTTCTCAAAGGGCTCCAACTGGGTGCCTGCCGACTGTTTTGCGGGCACGCTGGATGAGAACCGCTACGAAACGCTCTTGGAACTTGCGCGGCGGGCAAACTTCAATATGCTGCGCGTGTGGGGCGGCGGCTATTACGAAAAGGAAGTTTTTTACGACAAATGCGACGAAAAGGGCATCATGATCTGGCAGGATTTTATGTTCAGTTGCTGTGATATTCCCTATGATTCCTTTGAATTTATCGAAAAGATCACCGAGGAATCGGAAAACGTATTCGCCCGCCTTCGCGCTCACGCGTGTATCGCGCTCATATGCGGCGGCAACGAACTCAAAGGCACGCTCGACCCGACCGAAGAGCCCGTGTACGGTCTGCCGTTCGTCGATTATTTTCTGCGCGGCATCGCGCAGAAATGGTTTCCCGATCTCCCTTACGTCAATCAAAGTCCTTTCGGGTTTACCGAAGTCGCCAACGACCTTCAAAACGGAGACACGCATACCAACTGCTACGAAGAGGCGATCATCGGCGGAGATATGGCAAAATACCGCGGCGTGCTGGCGAAAAACCGCGCGGCGTTCTTTTCCGAGTGCGCGGTTCTGGGGCCCTGCCGCTACCGTTCCCTGAAAAAATTCATGCCCGCGGAGAAACTGTGGCCGCTCAACGATCTGTATACCGAGCGCTTTGTGTCGAATCCCTATTCGCCCTGCCCGCTCACCTTTGCCGAGCGGGAACTTTTGACGGCGCGCCAACTGTTCGGCGCCGTAAATAACGCGCGGGAGTTCTGTCACAAAGGCATGCAGGCGCATTACGAAATTTTGAAGAGCGAGATCGAGCACGCCCGCGCGCAGCGTTTTTGCGGCGGCTTTATGAACTGGATGTACAACGATATCTGGCCCACGGGCACCTGGTCGGTGGTGGACTACTATCTGGAACCGAAATCCGCGTACTACGCCATGCGGGAGGCGTTCCGCCCTCTGCACGCCTTTTTTACAAAGGAAACGGGCGGATTCCGCGTCAACGTCGTCAACGATACGATGCGCGAAGCCGCGGGCACGCTCACGCTGTGCGGCAAGCGGCTCGGCGGCGAAATTTTATGGCGCGAGCAGAAGTTTGTGCGCGTCGGTACCGCGAATATCGCCTTTTTCCCCATGCTTGCGGGCAGGGAGCGCGCCGACTACTGGACGGCGGAATTTGCCGCGGAAGGGGAAATTATCAAGAGCGTGTATTTCCCGAATTTATGGAAACTGCCCTTTCAAAGCGACTATACGTACGAGGTCGCGGAAACGAATGGGGGATACTTTGTGGATATCCGCGCCCGCGCGTTCGCCCGCGCCGTAAGCCTTGACGTCGCCAAAGAGAACGCGCGCGTTTGGTATTCGGAAAACTTTTTCGACCTCGAGGCGGGGGAAACGCGCCGCGTATTTTTGGAAACGAGTGAAACGTTGCGCGCGGAGGATATCCGCGTGAGCGATTTTACGAAATTGCCCGAAGAATAAAAAAAGAGGGGATATCCCCTCTTTTTTATTTGTAGTTTTTTGCGGCTTGCAGGAAATAGTGGATATTTTCCGCGCTCACGTCGCCCTGTATGTTGTGGGCGGCGGCGAAAATGTAGCCGCCGCTTTCGCGGAAGGTGTCCATCAGATTTCTGACAGCCTCTCCGATGCTCTCTTTGTTGCCGCGCGGAAGTACGCTTTGCGTGTCCAGTCCCCCGTGAAAGGCGATGTTTGCGCCGTACGTTTCTTTGAGTCTGCAAGGCGCCATATCCCCGCTGCACGGCTGTATGGGATTGAGGATATCCACGCCCGCCTCGATGAGCGAGGGGATGAGCGAGAACACGTTGCCGCACGAATGGTGTAAAAATTTCGCCGCGGTCTTTTCTTTGGTAAAGCGCACGCGCTCCTTGAAATAGGGCAAAATCATTTCGTCGAACATGGTTTTGGAAAAGAACGTGGAACTCTGCGTGGCGAAATCGTCGCCGCTGGAAGTGTAGTGGATATAACCGCCGATCGCTCCGTAATAGAGGTCGGAAACCTGTTTCTGATAGGCTAAAACGCGCTCGAAAAAGCAGTGCACGACTTCGGGCTCCGCCGCCATGCGATAGAGAAAATCGTCGAATCCGAACATCCAGCAGCCCAGTTCGAATATGCCGTACACGGGGTGCGAGGCGCAGATCACGTAATCGGTGTTTTCATACAGATATTTTGCCTGCCGTTTGATCGCGTCCAGCGCTTTTACGTCGATCGAATCGGGATCAGGAAAGGGATAATTTTCCACGTCTTTGAGGCCCGCGTCTTTTAGGGGCGAATCTACGATATCCCAGTACAAGCCCGTAAATTTGCGCGTAACGCCCCATTCGTCCACGTACGCCGTATCGTCTATCTTGCGGTACAAACTCTTTTTGGGCGCGAGGATATATCCCACCCCGCGCGTGTCGATATCGTATTCGCGCAAAATGCGCTCGTCGATGGAGGCGGTCGCCGCAAAGGGCAGGCGCTCGTCCTCGTCATTCCCGTAAAAGCCCAAAAAGTCTTTCATTTTGGCGATCACCGCGCCGTCCGCCGTCGAGAGCGGGCATCCGCCGAAATCTACGGTCATCTTTTGCGGCGCGCGGTGCGAAACCGTGTCTAAAAAATCTTGCCTTCTCATGTTTTCCTCCCTGAAACTCATTTTGCCACCGAATCCGCGTCGAACGAACGATCGAACGCGGCGATCTGTCTGAGATACGATCTGTATTTTTCGAGATCGAAGGGCGGTTTGCCGTGCAGATAGTGATTTACAACGGTTTCGCCGCCGACGTGCAATTTTAACAGAAATAATTTGTGCGCGCCCGTAGAAACGCGCACCCTTCCCACCGCTGTGTTTTCGTTTGCTGGGCTGAAAAATTCGCCCGCAAGTACGGTTTCGCCCGTGTCCGCGTCGATGACTTCGTATTCGCCCTTCGCGTCTTTCGAGCCGTCGTTGGCGACGACCGCTTCCAGATGCCAGTTCTGAGGCTCCCGCATCATTAGGACCACGGGCTTTTGCACCCGTTTGATATAATAGTAGGCGAGTTTTTTCTGTCCGTAATAATCGCAGACCGCGTCGGAAAACTGCGGCCAGCCGTCCTGTATGTTCCACCAGATGATGCCGCTCTTATCCCATTTCGAGAGCCGTGCCCATTCGATGAAAAACTTTTTCGCCTCCGCCTGCGAAACTTGCGAGGCGAACGCGAACGTCTGTAAGTTTTGCGCCTCGATGCCGAAAAATTCGCCGATTTGGTCGCTCATCAGTTTCAGGCGGTAACTGAAAAAATCGCCTTTGCCGTCGGGCGCGGTGCAGTGGGCGATCCACTCGTCGTTGTCCTGCCACGGCCATAACTTGTCGGGCGAAAGAAATTTTTTCATCGAAGATACGTTCGGGCAGCCGTGATAACC from Candidatus Borkfalkia ceftriaxoniphila includes the following:
- a CDS encoding uroporphyrinogen decarboxylase family protein is translated as MRRQDFLDTVSHRAPQKMTVDFGGCPLSTADGAVIAKMKDFLGFYGNDEDERLPFAATASIDERILREYDIDTRGVGYILAPKKSLYRKIDDTAYVDEWGVTRKFTGLYWDIVDSPLKDAGLKDVENYPFPDPDSIDVKALDAIKRQAKYLYENTDYVICASHPVYGIFELGCWMFGFDDFLYRMAAEPEVVHCFFERVLAYQKQVSDLYYGAIGGYIHYTSSGDDFATQSSTFFSKTMFDEMILPYFKERVRFTKEKTAAKFLHHSCGNVFSLIPSLIEAGVDILNPIQPCSGDMAPCRLKETYGANIAFHGGLDTQSVLPRGNKESIGEAVRNLMDTFRESGGYIFAAAHNIQGDVSAENIHYFLQAAKNYK
- a CDS encoding beta-mannosidase, with the protein product MKLFERSLNGEWQLRPAGGGKTMRGNVPGDVSYDAFLNGEKPDYRAGDNYKLYADLVQSDFEYSRELTVGRELLDCDDVVLQCDGIDTFSEIFVNGVSVGKTDDMFMQYKFSVKAALREGKNEIRILLRSTLKEMEKFENDRYVSIFNEKRIFVRKAQCHFGWDWAPNLPGYGVWQGVSLYGENKYRMRDIAFFTRRDGSVRAEITWSFSDYFDERAKDDEAVLEIFGDESLTLPVLGCKDKLCGKKSVLNFHIPNVRLWWPNGYGKQEFYYARVQLMREGKALDTAVRRFAVREIELDQSAYDAHSNICRLKVNGAPVFSKGSNWVPADCFAGTLDENRYETLLELARRANFNMLRVWGGGYYEKEVFYDKCDEKGIMIWQDFMFSCCDIPYDSFEFIEKITEESENVFARLRAHACIALICGGNELKGTLDPTEEPVYGLPFVDYFLRGIAQKWFPDLPYVNQSPFGFTEVANDLQNGDTHTNCYEEAIIGGDMAKYRGVLAKNRAAFFSECAVLGPCRYRSLKKFMPAEKLWPLNDLYTERFVSNPYSPCPLTFAERELLTARQLFGAVNNAREFCHKGMQAHYEILKSEIEHARAQRFCGGFMNWMYNDIWPTGTWSVVDYYLEPKSAYYAMREAFRPLHAFFTKETGGFRVNVVNDTMREAAGTLTLCGKRLGGEILWREQKFVRVGTANIAFFPMLAGRERADYWTAEFAAEGEIIKSVYFPNLWKLPFQSDYTYEVAETNGGYFVDIRARAFARAVSLDVAKENARVWYSENFFDLEAGETRRVFLETSETLRAEDIRVSDFTKLPEE
- a CDS encoding ROK family protein encodes the protein MMYVVGFDIGGTKCAVLIAKIAQGKVDFLSRSQICTEGSWQSILDRLCEIYECQLALLELSKQDITAAGVSCGGPLSSEKGLILSPPNLPGWDSVPVCAYLGERLGVPVRLMNDADACAVAEWKFGAGAGKKNMIFLTFGTGLGAGLILNGALYSGTNDMAGEVGHVRLEKDGPVGYNKAGSFESFCSGAGIRQIAQKYAAKCLNHGDPVSFCRDADFIPKIDAKRVIECAEEGHEDAIAILRETGAYFGKGLAVLVDILNPELIVAGSVFVRAHKFLYDSAMETLKAEALGASLAVCRLAPAMLGEKIGDYAAVVAATRGQDEII